The nucleotide sequence GTGCGGGTGAGACGGGTGGTGTACGCGAGCGACACCAGCCCCAGCACCACCCCGGGCAGCAGCAGTTCGGTCAGCGGCGCAGCCGGGGAGACCGACGGTCTGGCCCAGCCCCACGTCACGCCGAACAGATACTGCAGCACCGTGCCGCTGACGAAGGTCGGGACGGCGACCACGATTAGGGTGAGCAGCAGCACCGAGGTGTCCAGCCCCCGGCCGCGGCGCAGTCCGCTGAGGACGCCCAGGGTGATGCCCAGCGCCATCTCGAAGACGACCGCGACCACGGTGAGCCGGAGGGTGACGGGGAACGCGCTCGCCATCAGCTCGGTCACCGGCTGCCCGTTGAAGGCCGTACCGAAGTGCCCGCTGAACACCTGCCCCATGTAGTGCGCGTACTGGCGCCACAGCGGCTCGTCCAGATAGAGGTCCTTACGGATCCGGGCGGCGGTGGCCGGGTCGGGGGCCTTGTCGCCGAAGAGCGCGGCGACCGGGTCGCCGAGCGCGTACACCATGAAGAAGATCAGGAAGGTGGAGCCGATGAACACCGGGATCATCTGCAGCAGTCGGCGCAGCGCATAGCGGCCCATGGCTCAGCCGACCCTGATCTGTGCGTAGACCGGGACGCTGAACTGGTTGAGCGCCACCTCGCTGAGCCGCTGCGAATAGCCCGCGCTGCCGTTCTGGTACCACAGCGGAATGGCGGGCATCTGCTGGGCGAGGACCTTCTCCGCGTCCCGGAAGTCCGCGATGGCCCGGCCGTCCGCGGAGGCGGCGTTGGCCTGGTTCACCATCCGGTCGAAGCCGGTGTCGCTGAAGTGGCCGTCGTTGGAGGAGGCGCCGGAGTAGTACAGGGGCTGCAGGAAGTTCTGGATCAGCGGATAGTCCATCTGCCAGCCGGCCCGGAACGGCCCGGTCATCTCCTTGCCCGTCATCTTGTTGCGGTAGTCGGCGAAGGTGCCGACCGGTTTGCCGACACAGGCCCGGTCGCTTCTCAGCACGGTGTTGACGCTGTTGCAGACCGCGTCCACCCAGTCCTTGTGGGAGCCGCTGTCGGCGTTGTACG is from Streptomyces hygroscopicus and encodes:
- a CDS encoding ABC transporter permease produces the protein MGRYALRRLLQMIPVFIGSTFLIFFMVYALGDPVAALFGDKAPDPATAARIRKDLYLDEPLWRQYAHYMGQVFSGHFGTAFNGQPVTELMASAFPVTLRLTVVAVVFEMALGITLGVLSGLRRGRGLDTSVLLLTLIVVAVPTFVSGTVLQYLFGVTWGWARPSVSPAAPLTELLLPGVVLGLVSLAYTTRLTRTSIVENARADYVRTAVAKGLPRHRIVTRHLLRNSLIPVVTFIGTDIGALMGGAIVTERIFNIHGVGYQLYQGILRQNSPTVVGFVTILVIVFLLANLLVDLLYAVLDPRIRYA